One region of Miscanthus floridulus cultivar M001 chromosome 19, ASM1932011v1, whole genome shotgun sequence genomic DNA includes:
- the LOC136529077 gene encoding pentatricopeptide repeat-containing protein At4g30700-like — protein sequence MPPPRLVLPPPAVDPGGGLRRSYLRLVALSSTLRHLDQLLAVSLASGHYALDPAPATALLLRYASLRAPPRHLLRLFRAFPRPDRFLRNALLRSLPSLRPHLLFPSPDSFSFAFAATSLSSSCSSRGNDAAAARTLHGLSVAAGYASDTFVASALAKLYFKLSRVHDARKVFDAVPSPDTILWNTLLAGLPGSEALEAFVRMVEAGRARPDSTTLASSLRAAAEASHMAMGRCVHGYGVKCGLAEHEHVVTGLMSLYSKCGDMDSARFLFDRMEDPDLVAYNALISGYSVNGMVESSVELFKELAASGWRPNSSTLVAVIPVYSPFGHELLAQCLHAFVVKVRLDADALVSTAMTTLYCRLSDMESARSIFDAMPEKTMESWNAMISGYAQNGLTEMAVALFQLMQELNVQPNPTTISSTLSACAQLGALSLGKWVHRIITKENLDLNVYVMTALIDMYVKCGSIAEARSIFDRMDNKNVVSWNAMISGYGLHGQGAEALKLYKGMLDACILPTSSTFLSILYACSHGGLVDEGQKVFRVMTNEYRISPGIEHCTCMVDLLGRAGKLNEALDLISEFPQSAIGPGVWGALLSACTVHKNSDLAKLASQKLFELDSENAGYYVLLCNLYTSKKHYSEAAVVRQEAKNRKLVKTPGCTLIEIGDKPHVFMAADRFHPQSEAIYSYLEKLTAKMIEAGYQPVTEAALYDVEEEEKEHMVKVHSEKLAIAFGLLSTEPGTEIRIIKNLRVCLDCHNATKFISKVTQRLIVVRDASRFHHFRDGVCSCGDYW from the coding sequence ATGCCTCCTCCCCGCCTCGTCCTCCCTCCGCCTGCCGTCGACCCCGGCGGCGGCCTGCGGCGCTCGTACCTCCGCCTCGTCGCGCTCTCCTCCACGCTCCGCCACCTCGACCAGCTCCTCGCAGTCTCGCTCGCCTCCGGCCACTACGCGCTCGACCCGGCCCCGGCCACCGCGCTGCTGCTCCGCTATGCCTCCCTCCGCGCGCCGCCCCGCCACCTTCTCCGCCTCTTCCGCGCCTTCCCCCGCCCGGACCGGTTCCTCCGCAACGCGCTGCTTCGCTCCCTCCCGTCCCTCAGGCCGCACCTCCTCTTCCCGTCGCCGGACTCATTCTCCTTCGCCTTCGCCGCCACATCGCTCTCCTCTTCCTGTTCCTCCCGTGGGAACGACGCTGCTGCGGCACGCACGCTTCACGGGCTCTCCGTGGCCGCGGGGTACGCGTCGGACACGTTCGTGGCGTCGGCTCTGGCCAAGCTCTACTTCAAGCTGTCCAGAGTACACGACGCACGTAAGGTGTTCGACGCGGTGCCGTCGCCCGACACTATCTTGTGGAACACTCTGCTGGCTGGGCTGCCTGGCTCGGAGGCCCTGGAGGCGTTCGTGCGGATGGTGGAGGCTGGGAGAGCGCGACCTGACTCAACCACCCTTGCATCCAGCCTACGGGCAGCAGCAGAGGCGTCACATATGGCAATGGGGAGGTGCGTCCATGGATATGGAGTGAAGTGCGGGTTGGCAGAGCATGAGCATGTTGTGACTGGGCTCATGTCGCTGTATTCCAAGTGCGGGGACATGGACTCTGCACGGTTTCTCTTTGATAGGATGGAAGATCCAGATTTGGTTGCCTACAATGCTTTGATCTCAGGCTACTCAGTCAATGGCATGGTTGAATCATCGGTGGAGCTGTTCAAAGAGTTGGCAGCCTCAGGCTGGAGGCCAAACTCAAGCACGTTGGTTGCCGTGATACCGGTGTACAGTCCATTTGGGCATGAGCTGCTTGCTCAGTGCTTACATGCGTTTGTTGTCAAGGTCAGGTTGGATGCAGATGCTCTGGTGTCAACAGCAATGACCACTTTGTACTGTAGATTAAGCGATATGGAGTCTGCAAGGAGCATATTTGATGCAATGCCAGAGAAGACCATGGAATCATGGAATGCAATGATATCCGGGTATGCCCAGAATGGCTTAACGGAGATGGCAGTTGCACTTTTCCAGCTAATGCAGGAGCTCAATGTCCAGCCGAATCCCACCACCATTTCGAGCACTCTTTCAGCCTGTGCACAGCTTGGAGCTTTGTCTCTGGGGAAGTGGGTTCACAGGATCATCACCAAGGAGAACCTGGACCTCAATGTCTACGTCATGACAGCTCTCATTGACATGTATGTCAAATGTGGAAGCATTGCTGAAGCTCGGAGCATCTTTGACAGAATGGATAACAAGAATGTGGTCTCCTGGAATGCGATGATATCTGGATATGGCCTCCATGGCCAAGGTGCTGAAGCTTTGAAGCTCTACAAGGGTATGCTGGATGCATGCATTCTTCCGACAAGCTCCACCTTCCTGTCAATCCTCTACGCGTGCAGCCATGGGGGATTGGTTGACGAAGGGCAGAAAGTTTTCCGTGTAATGACTAATGAGTACAGGATCAGCCCAGGTATCGAGCATTGCACATGTATGGTGGACCTCCTTGGCCGGGCAGGCAAGTTGAATGAAGCTTTGGATCTCATCTCTGAATTCCCTCAAAGTGCCATTGGACCTGGCGTGTGGGGGGCGCTGCTTAGCGCTTGCACGGTCCATAAGAATAGTGACCTAGCAAAATTGGCTTCCCAGAAGTTGTTCGAACTAGACTCAGAGAATGCGGGCTACTACGTGCTTCTATGTAATCTATACACATCCAAGAAGCATTACTCTGAAGCAGCTGTGGTGAGGCAAGAGGCCAAGAACAGGAAGCTAGTGAAAACACCAGGGTGTACTCTCATCGAGATAGGTGACAAGCCTCATGTCTTCATGGCTGCTGACCGTTTTCACCCACAGTCAGAGGCCATCTACTCATACCTAGAGAAGTTAACCGCAAAAATGATCGAAGCTGGGTACCAACCTGTGACAGAGGCTGCATTGTACGATgttgaggaggaagagaaggagcacATGGTGAAGGTGCATAGCGAGAAGTTGGCCATCGCTTTTGGGCTCCTCAGTACAGAGCCGGGGACAGAGATCAGGATCATCAAGAACCTTAGGGTGTGCCTGGACTGCCATAATGCTACCAAGTTCATATCCAAAGTGACACAGAGGTTGATTGTAGTTAGGGATGCATCGAGGTTTCATCATTTCAGAGACGGTGTTTGCTCCTGTGGTGATTACTGGTGA